One window of the Periophthalmus magnuspinnatus isolate fPerMag1 chromosome 17, fPerMag1.2.pri, whole genome shotgun sequence genome contains the following:
- the wls gene encoding protein wntless homolog, protein MAGAIIENMSTKKLVIVGVILLLFQAFAFMVGGLIAPSPTAAVHYLATKCVDNVKHRQDSKWFMPWGPNQCDKIRSFDEAMAKHIEANNIVFAVHIPMPYKEMSPWFQFMLVILQFDIAFKMYNQIEDGALVTIDVGLAYRDDTMSEWTEMAHSFEQRKLSCNFTTDKTFDNEGRHYECDLLPFMEVGSVAHKYYLVNIRLPVNERKKVNVGIGEIKDIRLVGIHQNGGFTKVWFAMKTFLTPSIVIIMVWYWRRISMMSRPPVLLEKMILALGISMTFINIPVEWFSIGFNWTWMLLFGDIRQGVFYSMLLSFWIIFCGEHLMDHTERNRISVYWKQVGPIVFGSFCLFIFDMCERGVQLTNPFYSIWASEVGTELAMAFIIVAGICACLYFLFLCFMVFQVFRNISGKRSSLPAMSKARRLHYEGLIFRFKFLMLVTLTCAAMTVIFFIISQVNEGHWHWGEHTVQVNSAFFTGIYGMWNLYVFAIMFLYAPSHKRYGDEQTSGQCITGDTGASSGEDIQLTTTITHVDGPTEIYKMTGKEAQE, encoded by the exons ATGGCGGGGGCTATCATTGAAAACATGAGCACCAAAAAGTTGGTGATTGTGGGAGTGATCCTGCTGCTGTTCCAGGCGTTCGCTTTCATGGTGGGCGGATTAATCG CCCCCAGCCCCACCGCAGCCGTACATTACCTGGCAACCAAATGTGTGGACAATGTGAAGCACCGACAGGATTCTAAGTGGTTCATGCCGTGGGGACCCAACCAGTGTGACAAGATCCGCTCCTTCGACGAGGCCATGGCCAAACACATCGAAGCCAACAACATCGTGTTCGCTGTGCACATCCCAATGCCCTACAAGGAGATGAGCCCCTGGTTCCAGTTCATGCTGGTCATCCTGCAGTTCGACATCGCCTTCAAGATGTACAACCAGATAG AGGATGGAGCTCTGGTCACCATAGACGTGGGACTGGCCTACAGAGACGACACGATGAGCGAGTGGACTGAGATGGCCCACTCCTTTGAACAGAGGAAACTCAGCTGCAACTTCACTACAGACAAG ACTTTTGATAATGAAGGCCGCCACTACGAGTGCGACCTGCTGCCCTTCATGGAGGTGGGCAGTGTGGCTCATAAATACTACCTGGTCAACATCCGTCTCCCTGTGAACGAACGCAAGAAAGTCAACGTGGGTATCGGAGAGATCAAGGACATCCGCCTGGTG GGCATCCATCAGAACGGAGGCTTCACCAAAGTGTGGTTTGCCATGAAGACCTTCCTCACACCCAGCATCGTCATCATCATGGTGTGGTACTGGAGGAGGATCAGCATGATGAGCCGGCCCCCTGTGCTCCTGGAGAA GATGATCTTGGCCCTGGGCATCTCCATGACCTTCATAAACATCCCTGTTGAGTGGTTTTCCATCGGCTTCAACTGGACCTGGATGCTGCTGTTTGGAGACATCCGGCAGGGGGTCTTCTACTCCATGCTCCTCAGCTTTTGGATCATCTTCTGTGGAGAGCATCTCATG GATCACACTGAGAGAAATCGTATCTCTGTTTACTGGAAGCAGGTCGGGCCCATCGTTTTTGGATCGTTCTgcctttttatttttgacatgtgTGAAAG AGGTGTTCAGCTGACCAACCCATTCTACAGCATCTGGGCATCTGAAGTGGGCACTGAACTGGCT ATGGCCTTCATTATCGTAGCTGGGATCTGTGCCTGTTTATACTTCCTTTTCCTTTGCTTCATGGTTTTCCAGGTGTTCCGAAACATCAGCGGGAAGAGGTCCTCACTGCCCGCTATGTCCAAAGCTCGCCGATTACACTACGAG GGTCTAATCTTCAGGTTTAAGTTCCTGATGCTGGTCACTCTGACTTGTGCCGCCATGACGgtcatcttcttcatcatcagCCAG GTGAACGAGGGCCACTGGCACTGGGGCGAGCACACGGTCCAGGTGAACAGCGCTTTCTTCACTGGGATCTACGGAATGTGGAACCTCTACGTGTTCGCCATCATGTTCCTGTACGCGCCCTCGCACAAACGCTACGGAGACGAGCAGACCAGCGGGCAGTGCATCACCG